The Pan paniscus chromosome 15, NHGRI_mPanPan1-v2.0_pri, whole genome shotgun sequence genome includes a window with the following:
- the KLHL28 gene encoding kelch-like protein 28 isoform X2 produces the protein MDHTSPTYMLANLTHLHSEQLLQGLNLLRQHHELCDIILRVGDVKIHAHKVVLASVSPYFKAMFTGNLSEKENSEVEFQCIDETALQAIVEYAYTGTVFISQDTVESLLPAANLLQIKLVLKECCAFLESQLDPGNCIGISRFAETYGCRDLYLAATKYICQNFEAVCQTEEFFELTHADLDEIVSNDCLNVATEETVFYALESWIKYDVQERQKYLARLLNSVRLPLLSVKFLTRLYEANHLIRDDRTCKHLLNEALKYHFMPEHRLSHQTVLMTRPRCAPKVLCAVGGKSGLFACLDSVEMYFPQNDSWIGLAPLNIPRYEFGICVLDQKVYVIGGIATNVRPGVTIRKHENSVECWNPDTNTWTSLERMNESRSTLGVVVLAGELYALGGYDGQSYLQSVEKYIPKIRKWQPVAPMTTTRSCFAAAVLDGMIYAIGGYGPAHMNSVERYDPSKDSWEMVASMADKRIHFGVGVMLGFIFVVGGHNGVSHLSSIERYDPHQNQWTVCRPMKEPRTGVGAAVIDNYLYVVGGHSGSSYLNTVQKYDPISDTWLDSAGMIYCRCNFGLTAL, from the exons atggACCACACATCCCCGACCTACATGCTTGCTAACTTAACCCACTTGCATTCTGAACAACTTCTGCAGGGCTTGAATCTTCTTCGCCAACATCACGAACTCTGTGACATCATTCTTCGAGTAGGTGATGTTAAAATTCATGCTCACAAAGTGGTACTTGCCAGCGTCAGCCCGTATTTCAAAGCTATGTTCACTGGAAACCTTTCTGAAAAAGAGAACAGTGAGGTTGAGTTTCAATGCATTGATGAAACTGCTCTCCAGGCCATTGTGGAGTATGCCTATACAGggactgtttttatttctcaggaCACAGTTGAATCTCTCCTGCCAGCAGCAAACCTACTCCAGATAAAACTTGTCCTGAAAGAATGTTGTGCATTTCTTGAAAGCCAACTTGATCCTGGTAATTGTATTGGAATTTCTCGTTTTGCAGAAACATATGGTTGCCGTGACCTTTATTTGGCAGCCACTAAATACATATGCCAGAATTTTGAAGCTGTTTGCCAGACTGAAGAGTTTTTTGAGCTTACACATGCTGACTTGGATGAAATTGTTTCCAATGACTGTTTGAATGTAGCTACCGAAGAGACTGTTTTTTATGCATTAGAGTCTTGGATCAAGTATGATGTACAAGAACGCCAGAAATACTTAGCACGGTTACTAAACAGTGTACGATTACCATTGTTGAGTGTTAAGTTTCTCACTAGACTATATGAAGCAAATCATCTTATTCGTGATGATCGCACTTGTAAACATCTTTTGAATGAAGCCCTAAAGTACCACTTTATGCCTGAACATAGACTCTCTCATCAGACAGTCTTGATGACACGACCTCGCTGTGCTCCCAAAGTACTTTGTGCAGTAGGAGGGAAATCTGGACTCTTTGCCTGTTTGGATAG TGTGGAGATGTACTTTCCTCAGAATGACTCTTGGATTGGTTTGGCACCCCTAAACATTCCTCGCTATGAATTTGGAATATGCGTTTTAGACCAAAAAGTATATGTTATAGGTGGTATTGCAACTAATGTGCGTCCTGGCGTCACTatcagaaaacatgaaaattcaGTAGAATGCTGGAATCCTGATACAAATACTTGGACTTCTctagagagaatgaatgaaagcCGAAGTACTCTTGGAGTAGTAGTACTTGCAGGAGAACTTTATGCCTTAGGTGGTTATGATGGACAATCTTATTTACAATCTGTAGAGAAGTACATtcccaaaataagaaaatggcaaCCTGTGGCACCAATGACGACAACAAGAAGTTGTTTTGCTGCAGCGGTATTGGATGGAATGATATATGCCATTGGTGGGTATGGTCCTGCCCACATGAACAG tgTGGAGCGTTATGATCCAAGTAAGGACTCCTGGGAGATGGTTGCATCCATGGCAGATAAAAGGATTCACTTTGGCGTGGGTGTCATGCTAGGCTTTATTTTTGTGGTGGGTGGACATAATGGAGTCTCACATTTGTCCAGCATTGAAAGATACGATCCTCATCAAAATCAGTGGACTGTGTGTAGACCAATGAAAGAACCTAGAACAG
- the KLHL28 gene encoding kelch-like protein 28 isoform X3 — translation MHFKCKYSYPALYQMDHTSPTYMLANLTHLHSEQLLQGLNLLRQHHELCDIILRVGDVKIHAHKVVLASVSPYFKAMFTGNLSEKENSEVEFQCIDETALQAIVEYAYTGTVFISQDTVESLLPAANLLQIKLVLKECCAFLESQLDPGNCIGISRFAETYGCRDLYLAATKYICQNFEAVCQTEEFFELTHADLDEIVSNDCLNVATEETVFYALESWIKYDVQERQKYLARLLNSVRLPLLSVKFLTRLYEANHLIRDDRTCKHLLNEALKYHFMPEHRLSHQTVLMTRPRCAPKVLCAVGGKSGLFACLDSVEMYFPQNDSWIGLAPLNIPRYEFGICVLDQKVYVIGGIATNVRPGVTIRKHENSVECWNPDTNTWTSLERMNESRSTLGVVVLAGELYALGGYDGQSYLQSVEKYIPKIRKWQPVAPMTTTRSCFAAAVLDGMIYAIGGYGPAHMNRSWCCCNR, via the exons atggACCACACATCCCCGACCTACATGCTTGCTAACTTAACCCACTTGCATTCTGAACAACTTCTGCAGGGCTTGAATCTTCTTCGCCAACATCACGAACTCTGTGACATCATTCTTCGAGTAGGTGATGTTAAAATTCATGCTCACAAAGTGGTACTTGCCAGCGTCAGCCCGTATTTCAAAGCTATGTTCACTGGAAACCTTTCTGAAAAAGAGAACAGTGAGGTTGAGTTTCAATGCATTGATGAAACTGCTCTCCAGGCCATTGTGGAGTATGCCTATACAGggactgtttttatttctcaggaCACAGTTGAATCTCTCCTGCCAGCAGCAAACCTACTCCAGATAAAACTTGTCCTGAAAGAATGTTGTGCATTTCTTGAAAGCCAACTTGATCCTGGTAATTGTATTGGAATTTCTCGTTTTGCAGAAACATATGGTTGCCGTGACCTTTATTTGGCAGCCACTAAATACATATGCCAGAATTTTGAAGCTGTTTGCCAGACTGAAGAGTTTTTTGAGCTTACACATGCTGACTTGGATGAAATTGTTTCCAATGACTGTTTGAATGTAGCTACCGAAGAGACTGTTTTTTATGCATTAGAGTCTTGGATCAAGTATGATGTACAAGAACGCCAGAAATACTTAGCACGGTTACTAAACAGTGTACGATTACCATTGTTGAGTGTTAAGTTTCTCACTAGACTATATGAAGCAAATCATCTTATTCGTGATGATCGCACTTGTAAACATCTTTTGAATGAAGCCCTAAAGTACCACTTTATGCCTGAACATAGACTCTCTCATCAGACAGTCTTGATGACACGACCTCGCTGTGCTCCCAAAGTACTTTGTGCAGTAGGAGGGAAATCTGGACTCTTTGCCTGTTTGGATAG TGTGGAGATGTACTTTCCTCAGAATGACTCTTGGATTGGTTTGGCACCCCTAAACATTCCTCGCTATGAATTTGGAATATGCGTTTTAGACCAAAAAGTATATGTTATAGGTGGTATTGCAACTAATGTGCGTCCTGGCGTCACTatcagaaaacatgaaaattcaGTAGAATGCTGGAATCCTGATACAAATACTTGGACTTCTctagagagaatgaatgaaagcCGAAGTACTCTTGGAGTAGTAGTACTTGCAGGAGAACTTTATGCCTTAGGTGGTTATGATGGACAATCTTATTTACAATCTGTAGAGAAGTACATtcccaaaataagaaaatggcaaCCTGTGGCACCAATGACGACAACAAGAAGTTGTTTTGCTGCAGCGGTATTGGATGGAATGATATATGCCATTGGTGGGTATGGTCCTGCCCACATGAACAG